In the Clostridium gelidum genome, TAAAAAGTCTTTGAAGACGAGTACGTTTTGGATGTCCTATAACAAGCTTTGTTATATGCTTTTCATGGGCAAATTTTAATAAGGCTTTAGAAACTGAAGTTCCTTCTAATTCTATAACTGTACCATTAAGCTTTTCAGATAATTCTATATTACTATTAAGCCCCTTAATTATTTCAGGTGTTTCTTTAGGAGACATGAAATGAGTACATTTAACATAAACAACATACCAAGGACATTTATACGTTTTAGCTAATCTAGCACCAAATCGTATTAAGCGTTTAGATTTTGGGTTAGAGGAAATTGATACCATAATTTTCTCCGAGGTATACCAGTTATCATGAATATCATGTTTATTTTTATATTCCTCTAAATCTTCATCAACTTCATCAGCAATTTGCCTTAAGGTTAATTCTCTAAGAGCACTAAGGTTACCAGCTCTAAAAAAGTTTTTAAGGGCTGATTCTATTAGATAAGGTTTATAGATATTACCTCTTTGCAATCTTTTTCGTAGAGCTTCTGGGGGCATGTCTATAACAACTACCTCAGCCTCAGCAATAATGTTATCTGGAATAGTTTCGTTAACACCTATACCTGTTATTTGTTTTACAATGTCGTTAAGACTTTCTAGATGTTGAAGATTAACGGTTGAATAAACATTAATGCCAGCATTTATTATTTCCAATACATCTTCATAGCGTTTCTTATTTTTAGAACCAGGTACATTAGTATGAGCTAATTCATCAACTAATACTAACTCAGGTTTCCTTTGTATTATAGCGTCTACATCCATTTCTTTTAATGGAAT is a window encoding:
- a CDS encoding universal stress protein, which codes for MDIEEKQRITPEEALKEYKKQAKGSLKIFLGYAPGVGKTFTMLTEANRRFERGKDVVIGYFESHERENTIKQLNNLPMVPLKEITYNSIPLKEMDVDAIIQRKPELVLVDELAHTNVPGSKNKKRYEDVLEIINAGINVYSTVNLQHLESLNDIVKQITGIGVNETIPDNIIAEAEVVVIDMPPEALRKRLQRGNIYKPYLIESALKNFFRAGNLSALRELTLRQIADEVDEDLEEYKNKHDIHDNWYTSEKIMVSISSNPKSKRLIRFGARLAKTYKCPWYVVYVKCTHFMSPKETPEIIKGLNSNIELSEKLNGTVIELEGTSVSKALLKFAHEKHITKLVIGHPKRTRLQRLFRGSTTNKFIEQSTDIQIIVVPYDSL